One Tenrec ecaudatus isolate mTenEca1 chromosome 11 unlocalized genomic scaffold, mTenEca1.hap1 SUPER_11_unloc_2, whole genome shotgun sequence DNA segment encodes these proteins:
- the LOC142435928 gene encoding uncharacterized protein LOC142435928, translating into MVACEGERLSAGHHAASSASSPALPSTSRGRAPRAPSGAGIRQRTRARGATPPGSREPPARALAGRAPARGAGRPDCPREPRLPPGRAARGGLADAPNLEGAAAGRRRATSWAGSGRPLRARRSRRALPCAALSAGARPPAPGCATLRGGRRARVPRGEVRAPAFAPHSGVAGAFSAPPGGLRWRRRRRPRGAPDQHPAEGPERMARRDRLERRRRRKSGSFGALPGICPGDSFFATLDTLSRGGGQRLQLANRTANRPPWFGCGSALRRWQEKQSSACLGLPKECIGADKKAIWQSSGL; encoded by the exons ATGGTGGCCTGCGAGGGTGAGCGGCTCTCCGCg GGCCATCACGCcgcctcctccgcctcctcccccgccctccccagcaCCTCCCGCGGGCGGGCGCCCCGAGCCCCCTCCGGCGCGGGCATCCGGCAGCGCACGCGGGCCCGCGGCGCGACGCCGCCTGGCAGCCGGGAGCCTCCGGCCCGCGCTCTCGCAGGACGGGCGCCCGCCCGGGGCGCGGGCCGCCCCGACTGCCCCCGGGAGCCCCGCCTCCCCCCGGGCCGGGCCGCCCGGGGCGGGCTCGCGGACGCGCCCAACTTGGAAGGCGCCGCCGCCGGCCGCCGGCGCGCTACTTCCTGGGCGGGGTCCGGGCGCCCCCTGCGCGCCCGCCGCTCCCGCCGGGCCCTCCCCTGCGCCGCGCTCTCCGCGGGAGCCCGTCCGCCGGCCCCGGGCTGCGCGACACTGCGAGGCGGACGCCGAGCGAGGGTCCCGCGGGGGGAAGTTAGGGCTCCCGCTTTCGCCCCCCACTCCGGTGTCGCCGGGGCGTTCAGTGCTCCTCCGGGTGGGCTgcgctggcggcggcggcggcggccccggggcgccccagaccagcacCCCGCAGAAGGGCCCGAGAGGATGGCCAGGAGGGACCGACTGGAGCGCCGGCGCCGGAGGAAGTCCGGGAGCTTCGGAGCCCTTCCGGGAATCTGCCCTGGAGACTCCTTCTTCGCCACCCTGGACACTTTAAGCCGCGGTGGCGGCCAACGTCTCCAGCTTGCCAACCGGACAGCCAACCGCCCTCCCTGGTTTGGATGTGGCTCTGCCCTCCGCAGATGGCAA